CAGAGCGCGCTGACCGGCAGGTGTGTCAGCGCGTGACCCACCTCGGCCGGGCCGTCGACGGCCAGGGAGAGCAGGACCGCCGGCACCGGCACGACCAGGCCGGACCACACGGTCAGCGACAGCCCGGAGGCGGAGCGGACCCGCCGGCTCAGTACGTTTCCGACCGCCCACGACAGGGCGGCAGCCAGGATGAGCATGAGGGCAACGAGCGGCGTCGCCGCCGACCGACCGAAGGCCACCACGACCAGCCCGACCCCGCCGACCAGCACCGCCATCAGCTGCCGGCGGCTCGGCCGCTCGCCGATGGTCAGCGAGGCGATGAGGACGGTGAAGAACACCTGTGCCTGCAGCACCAGCGACGCGAGGCCCGGCGGCATGTCGGCCCCGAGGGCGAGGTAGAGCAGACCGAACTGACCCAGCGACATGAAGGCGCCGACCGCGGCGACGTCCTGCCAGCGGGCCCGGGGCCGCGGGACGATGAAGACCGCCGGAAGCAGGACCACGACGAACCGCATCGCCAGGAAGAGCAGCGCCGGCACGCCCTCGAGCCCTGCATCCACCACCACGAAGTTGGTGCCCCAGATCGTCACCACCAGGACCGCGAGCAGCGAGTCCTTCAGGGGCATCGGGCGATGCTCGCCGATGATCCGCGCCGGTGCACGGCGGTTTCTCACCCATTGGTCGACGCCGACGAACCGAGACGGTCCACCATCGCGTTACAGGGGTGACCGAGGCACCAGGGGGTGACCGATGAGCACGGACGAGGACTTCGCCGCGTTCGTCGCCGCCCGCTGGGGGTCCCTCTACCGGCTGGCCTATCTCCTCACGGCGTCGCCGAC
This region of Actinomycetes bacterium genomic DNA includes:
- a CDS encoding EamA family transporter, with the protein product MPLKDSLLAVLVVTIWGTNFVVVDAGLEGVPALLFLAMRFVVVLLPAVFIVPRPRARWQDVAAVGAFMSLGQFGLLYLALGADMPPGLASLVLQAQVFFTVLIASLTIGERPSRRQLMAVLVGGVGLVVVAFGRSAATPLVALMLILAAALSWAVGNVLSRRVRSASGLSLTVWSGLVVPVPAVLLSLAVDGPAEVGHALTHLPVSALWATAYTAYLASLVGYGLWNHLLGRHPAAAVVPFALL